Proteins encoded by one window of Aphis gossypii isolate Hap1 chromosome X, ASM2018417v2, whole genome shotgun sequence:
- the LOC114121861 gene encoding ubiquitin-conjugating enzyme E2 J2-like — MAPNTSTATRRLKQDYLRLKNDPVPHLIAEPNPSNILEWYYVVSGPDDSPYAGGHYLGRLVFPEEFPFKPPSIYMITTNGRFKTNTRLCLSISDYHPDTWNPAWSVSTVLTGLLSFMLENQRTFGSLDMTDYERRQLADQSLESIVRDEHFCELFPELNTKIQKEIEKRNLAKAKEEQSSIVDGSQLENNVLHPVVSNILMVVGFALFIYLVRYVLSNMKIE; from the exons ATGGCACCCAATACGTCGACAGCTACACGTCGTCTGAAACAAGACTATTTACGACTTAAAAATGATCCAGTGCCACATTTAATCGCTGAGCCAAATCCGTCTAACATATTGGAATG GTATTATGTAGTAAGTGGACCTGACGATTCGCCATATGCTGGTGGTCATTATTTGGGAAGGTTAGTTTTCCCAGAAGAATTTCCATTTAAGCCACCCAGCATTTACATGATCACTACTAATGGCAGGTTCAAAACAAACACTCGTCTGTGTTTGTCTATAAGTGATTACCATCCAGACACATGGAACCCAGCATGGAGCGTATCTACTGTACTCACTGGATTGCTTAGCTTTATG CTGGAAAATCAAAGAACATTTGGTAGTTTAGATATGACTGATTACGAGAGGCGGCAATTGGCTGATCAAAGCTTAGAGTCAATTGTACGAGACGAACATTTTTGTGAACTATTTCCTGAACTTAACAcg aaaatacaaaaagaaaTTGAGAAACGAAATTTGGCTAAAGCTAAAGAAGAGCAGTCATCAATTGTGGATGGTAGCCAACTTGAAAACAATGTTCTTCACCCTGTTGTTAGCAATATTCTTATGGTAGTCGGCTTTGCACTTTTCATTTACTTGGTCAGATATGTTCTGTCTAACATGAAAATTGAGTGA
- the LOC114121862 gene encoding SOSS complex subunit C homolog B-like, translating into MSFQNQNARGIQNRKILEDLELKKQILLKTGAIPTPPTVSHPTTQGTSECHFQRAQTLQSTGFFINTDSAFGNSLLPVLPRFEK; encoded by the exons GTATTCAAAATCGAAAGATACTCGAAGACTTGGAACTAAAGaaacagatattattaaaaactggtGCTATTCCAACTCCACCAACAGTTTCTCATCCTACAACTCAG GGAACATCTGAATGTCACTTTCAACGTGCCCAAACATTACAATCTACAGGATTCTTCATCAACACAGATTCAGCTTTTGGAAATTCTCTTCTTCCTGTCCTACCtcgatttgaaaaataa